Proteins co-encoded in one Bos taurus isolate L1 Dominette 01449 registration number 42190680 breed Hereford chromosome X, ARS-UCD2.0, whole genome shotgun sequence genomic window:
- the IQSEC2 gene encoding IQ motif and SEC7 domain-containing protein 2 isoform X3 — MEPPRRSSRSTASHTLHQYCCPTQVLDSMKLTPSGRLAESSVEGDAPGSDLSTAVDSPGSQPPYRLSQLPPTSSHMGGPPAGVGLPWAQRARLQPASVALRKQEEEEIKRSKALSDSYELSTDLQDKKVEMLERKYGGSFLSRRAARTIQTAFRQYRMNKNFERLRSSASESRMSRRIILSNMRMQFSFEEYEKAQNPAYFEGKPASLDEGAMAGARSHRLERGLPYGGSCGGGIDGGGSSVTTSGEFSNDITELEDSFSKQVKSLAESIDEALNCHPSGPMSEEPGSAQLEKRESKEQQEDSSATSFSDLPLYLDDPVPPPSPERLPSTEPPAQGRPEFWAPAPLPPVPPPVPAGSREDGSREEGTRRGPGCLECRDFRLRAAHLPLLTIEPPSDSSVDLSDRSDRGSVHRQLVYEADGCSPHGTLKHKGPPGRAPIPHRHYPAPEGPAPAPPGPLPPAPNSGTGPSGVAGGRRLGKCEAAGENSDGGDNESLESSSNSNETINCSSGSSSRDSLREPPATGLCKQTYQRETRHSWDSPAFNNDVVQRRHYRIGLNLFNKKPEKGIQYLIERGFLSDTPVGVAHFILERKGLSRQMIGEFLGNRQKQFNRDVLDCVVDEMDFSSMDLDDALRKFQSHIRVQGEAQKVERLIEAFSQRYCVCNPALVRQFRNPDTIFILAFAIILLNTDMYSPSVKAERKMKLDDFIKNLRGVDNGEDIPRDLLVGIYQRIQGRELRTNDDHVSQVQAVERMIVGKKPVLSLPHRRLVCCCQLYEVPDPNRPQRLGLHQREVFLFNDLLVVTKIFQKKKILVTYSFRQSFPLVEMHMQLFQNSYYQFGIKLLSAVPGGERKVLIIFNAPSLQDRLRFTSDLRESIAEVQEMEKYRVESELEKQKGMMRPNTSQPGGAKDSVNGTLARSSLEDTYGAGDGLKRGALSSSLRDLSDAGKRGRRNSVGSLDSTIEGSVISSPRPHQRMPPPPPPPPPEEYKSQRPVSNSSSFLGSLFGSKRGKGPFQMPPPPTGQASASSSSASSTHHHHHHHHHGHSHGGLGVLPDGQSKLQALHAQYCQGPGPAPPPYLPPQQPPLPPPPQQPPPLPQLGSIPPPPASAPPVGPHRHFHAHGPVPGPQHYTLGRPGRAPRRGAGGHPQFAPHGRHPLHQPTSPLPLYSPAPQHPPAHKQGPKHFIFSHHPQMMPAAGAAGGPGSRPPGGSYSHPHHPQSPLSPHSPIPPHPSYPPLPPPSPHTPHSPLPPTSPHGPLHASGPPGTANPPTANPKAKPSRISTVV, encoded by the exons TGTGGAGGGTGATGCCCCAGGCAGTGACCTGAGCACAGCGGTTGATAGTCCTGGGAGCCAACCCCCCTACCGGCTGAGCCAGCTTCCCCCCACCAGCAGCCACATGGGGGGCCCCCCTGCTGGGGTGGGCCTTCCCTGGGCTCAGCGGGCGCGCCTCCAGCCAGCCAGTGTTGCCCTgaggaagcaggaggaggaggagataaaGCGCTCAAAGGCCCTGTCTGACAGCTATGAACTCTCCACGGACCTGCAGGACAAGAAG GTGgaaatgctggagaggaagtATGGGGGCTCCTTCCTGAGCCGCAGGGCCGCCAGGACCATCCAGACGGCCTTCCGCCAGTACCGCATGAACAAGAACTTTGAGCGGCTCCGCAGCTCAGCTTCAGAGAGTCGCATGTCCCGCCGCATCATCCTTTCCAACATGCGGATGCAGTTCTCCTTTGAAGAATATGAGAAGGCACAGAACCCCGCGTACTTCGAGGGCAAGCCTGCCTCGCTGGACGAGGGTGCCATGGCTGGGGCCCGGAGCCACCGGCTTGAACGGGGGCTCCCATATGGCGGCTCCTGCGGAGGGGGCATCGATGGTGGGGGAAGCTCCGTCACCACATCTGGAGAGTTTTCTAACGACATCACGGAGCTTGAGGACTCCTTCTCCAAACAG GTAAAGTCTCTGGCTGAATCCATTGACGAGGCCTTGAACTGCCACCCATCGGGGCCCATGTCTGAGGAACCAGGGTCAGCCCAGCTGGAGAAGCGAGAGTCAAAGGAACAGCAAGAAGACAGCTCGGCCACATCCTTCAGTGACCTTCCCCTCTACTTGGATGACCCAGTTCCCCCACCATCCCCTGAACGACTGCCTAGCACAGAGCCTCCTGCCCAGGGCAGACCTGAGTTCTGGGCACCAGCCCCTCTCCCTCCAGTTCCTCCACCAGTGCCAGCAGGGTCCCGGGAAGATGGTAGCCGTGAGGAAGGCACTCGCAGGGGTCCTGGGTGCTTGGAATGTCGGGATTTCCGGCTGCGGGCTGCCCACCTGCCCCTGCTTACCATTGAACCTCCCAGTGACAGCTCCGTGGACCTGAGTGACCGCTCAGATCGCGGCTCTGTCCACCGTCAGCTCGTGTATGAGGCTGATGGCTGCAGCCCCCATGGGACCCTGAAGCACAAGGGGCCACCAGGCAGGGCCCCAATCCCACACCGCCACTACCCAGCCCCGGagggcccagccccagccccgccAGGGCCCCTACCACCAGCCCCCAACAGTGGCACTGGGCCCAGTGGTGTGGCTGGGGGTCGGAGGTTGGGGAAGTGCGAGGCAGCAGGCGAGAACTCTGATGGTGGAGATAATGAGAGCCTTGAGAGCTCCAGCAATTCCAACGAGACCATCAACTGCAGCTCTGGCTCCTCTTCGCGGGACAGCCTGAGGGAGCCTCCAGCCACCGGCCTGTGCAAGCAGACCTACCAGCGGGAGACCAGGCACAGCTGGGACTCGCCAGCCTTCAACAACGATGTGGTGCAGAGGCGGCACTACCGAATTGGCCTCAACTTGTTCAATAA GAAGCCAGAGAAGGGTATCCAGTATCTGATTGAGCGGGGCTTCCTGTCAGACACGCCGGTGGGAGTGGCTCACTTCATCCTGGAACGGAAAGGCCTGAGCCGGCAGATGATAGGGGAATTCCTAGGGAACCGGCAGAAGCAGTTCAACAGAGACGTGTTGGA CTGTGTGGTGGATGAAATGGACTTCTCCTCCATGGATTTGGATGACGCGCTCCGGAAGTTCCAATCCCACATCCGGGTTCAGGGTGAGGCCCAGAAAGTGGAACGACTCATCGAAGCCTTCAG CCAGCGGTACTGTGTGTGTAACCCAGCCCTCGTGCGCCAGTTCCGGAATCCAGACACCATTTTCATCCTTGCTTTTGCCATCATCCTCCTCAATACTGACATGTACAGTCCCAGCGTCAAGGCTGAACGCAAGATGAAACTAGATGACTTCATCAAGAACCTGAGAG GGGTTGACAATGGTGAAGACATCCCCCGAGACCTCCTAGTGGGCATTTACCAGCGCATCCAGGGACGCGAACTGCGGACCAACGATGACCACGTGTCCCAAGTGCAGGCTGTGGAGCGCATGATTGTAGGCAAGAAACCG GTCCTATCTCTTCCTCACCGTCGACTGGTTTGCTGCTGCCAGCTCTATGAGGTGCCAGATCCAAACCGCCCACAGAGGCTAGGGTTGCACCAGCGGGAGGTCTTCCTCTTCAACGATCTCCTTGTG GTCACCAAAattttccagaagaagaagatctTGGTGACATACAGTTTCCGTCAGTCCTTTCCCCTCGTGGAAATGCACATGCAGCTCTTCCAGAATTCAT ATTACCAGTTTGGGATCAAGTTGCTGTCTGCAGTACCTGGTGGGGAGCGCAAAGTCCTCATCATCTTCAAtgcccccagcctccaggatcgGCTGCGCTTCACATCTGACCTCCGAGAATCCATCGCTGAGGTGCAGGAGATGGAGAAATACCGTGTGGAGT CGGAGCTAGAAAAGCAGAAAGGTATGATGCGGCCTAACACCTCACAGCCCGGAGGGGCCAAGGACTCGGTGAACGGCACACTGGCCCGAAGCAGCCTAGAGGACACTTATGGGGCAGGCGATGGGCTCAAACGGGGTGCACTCAGCAGTTCCCTGCGAGACCTCTCAGATGCAG GGAAGCGGGGGCGGCGTAACAGCGTGGGATCGCTGGACAGCACCATCGAA GGGTCTGTTATTAGCAGTCCACGCCCTCACCAGAGGatgccacctccacccccacccccgccgccagAGGAGTACAAGAGCCAGAGGCCCGTCTCCAACTCCTCATCCTTCCTGGGCTCCCTATTTGGAAGCAAGCGTGGCAAGGGGCCCTTCCAGATGCCACCGCCACCAACAGGCCAGGCCTCTGCCTCCTCTTCATCTGCTTcttccacccaccaccaccaccaccaccaccaccacggcCACAGCCACGGTGGCCTGGGGGTGCTGCCTGATGGGCAGTCCAAGCTCCAGGCCCTGCATGCCCAGTATTGCCAAGGACCAGGCCCGGCCCCGCCGCCCTACCTGCCACCCCAGCaaccccctctccccccaccGCCTCAGCAGCCCCCGCCCCTGCCGCAGCTGGGCTCCATTCCACCACCTCCCGCTTCAGCTCCTCCTGTGGGGCCGCATCGCCACTTCCATGCCCATGGCCCAGTCCCAGGTCCCCAGCACTATACCTTGGGCCGGCCAGGCAGAGCTCCCAGACGGGGAGCCGGAGGACACCCTCAGTTTGCTCCACATGGCCGCCACCCCCTGCACCAGCCCACCTCCCCCTTGCCCCTGTACAGTCCTGCCCCCCAGCACCCTCCAGCCCACAAACAGGGCCCCAAGCACTTCATCTTCAGCCACCACCCACAGATGATGCCAGCAGCGGGGGCCGCTGGGGGCCCTGGATCTCGGCCACCAGGGGGCTcctactcccacccccaccacccccagtcACCATTGTCACCGCACtcacccatcccaccccacccctcctacccacccctgcccccaccctcaccccacaccCCACACTCGCCCCTGCCACCCACCTCCCCCCATGGCCCACTGCACGCCTCTGGGCCCCCCGGCACGGCCAACCCACCCACTGCAAACCCCAAGGCCAAGCCAAGCCGGATCAGCACCGTGGTCTGA
- the IQSEC2 gene encoding IQ motif and SEC7 domain-containing protein 2 isoform X8 yields MEPPRRSSSVEGDAPGSDLSTAVDSPGSQPPYRLSQLPPTSSHMGGPPAGVGLPWAQRARLQPASVALRKQEEEEIKRSKALSDSYELSTDLQDKKVEMLERKYGGSFLSRRAARTIQTAFRQYRMNKNFERLRSSASESRMSRRIILSNMRMQFSFEEYEKAQNPAYFEGKPASLDEGAMAGARSHRLERGLPYGGSCGGGIDGGGSSVTTSGEFSNDITELEDSFSKQVKSLAESIDEALNCHPSGPMSEEPGSAQLEKRESKEQQEDSSATSFSDLPLYLDDPVPPPSPERLPSTEPPAQGRPEFWAPAPLPPVPPPVPAGSREDGSREEGTRRGPGCLECRDFRLRAAHLPLLTIEPPSDSSVDLSDRSDRGSVHRQLVYEADGCSPHGTLKHKGPPGRAPIPHRHYPAPEGPAPAPPGPLPPAPNSGTGPSGVAGGRRLGKCEAAGENSDGGDNESLESSSNSNETINCSSGSSSRDSLREPPATGLCKQTYQRETRHSWDSPAFNNDVVQRRHYRIGLNLFNKKPEKGIQYLIERGFLSDTPVGVAHFILERKGLSRQMIGEFLGNRQKQFNRDVLDCVVDEMDFSSMDLDDALRKFQSHIRVQGEAQKVERLIEAFSQRYCVCNPALVRQFRNPDTIFILAFAIILLNTDMYSPSVKAERKMKLDDFIKNLRGVDNGEDIPRDLLVGIYQRIQGRELRTNDDHVSQVQAVERMIVGKKPVLSLPHRRLVCCCQLYEVPDPNRPQRLGLHQREVFLFNDLLVVTKIFQKKKILVTYSFRQSFPLVEMHMQLFQNSYYQFGIKLLSAVPGGERKVLIIFNAPSLQDRLRFTSDLRESIAEVQEMEKYRVESELEKQKGMMRPNTSQPGGAKDSVNGTLARSSLEDTYGAGDGLKRGALSSSLRDLSDAGVCY; encoded by the exons TGTGGAGGGTGATGCCCCAGGCAGTGACCTGAGCACAGCGGTTGATAGTCCTGGGAGCCAACCCCCCTACCGGCTGAGCCAGCTTCCCCCCACCAGCAGCCACATGGGGGGCCCCCCTGCTGGGGTGGGCCTTCCCTGGGCTCAGCGGGCGCGCCTCCAGCCAGCCAGTGTTGCCCTgaggaagcaggaggaggaggagataaaGCGCTCAAAGGCCCTGTCTGACAGCTATGAACTCTCCACGGACCTGCAGGACAAGAAG GTGgaaatgctggagaggaagtATGGGGGCTCCTTCCTGAGCCGCAGGGCCGCCAGGACCATCCAGACGGCCTTCCGCCAGTACCGCATGAACAAGAACTTTGAGCGGCTCCGCAGCTCAGCTTCAGAGAGTCGCATGTCCCGCCGCATCATCCTTTCCAACATGCGGATGCAGTTCTCCTTTGAAGAATATGAGAAGGCACAGAACCCCGCGTACTTCGAGGGCAAGCCTGCCTCGCTGGACGAGGGTGCCATGGCTGGGGCCCGGAGCCACCGGCTTGAACGGGGGCTCCCATATGGCGGCTCCTGCGGAGGGGGCATCGATGGTGGGGGAAGCTCCGTCACCACATCTGGAGAGTTTTCTAACGACATCACGGAGCTTGAGGACTCCTTCTCCAAACAG GTAAAGTCTCTGGCTGAATCCATTGACGAGGCCTTGAACTGCCACCCATCGGGGCCCATGTCTGAGGAACCAGGGTCAGCCCAGCTGGAGAAGCGAGAGTCAAAGGAACAGCAAGAAGACAGCTCGGCCACATCCTTCAGTGACCTTCCCCTCTACTTGGATGACCCAGTTCCCCCACCATCCCCTGAACGACTGCCTAGCACAGAGCCTCCTGCCCAGGGCAGACCTGAGTTCTGGGCACCAGCCCCTCTCCCTCCAGTTCCTCCACCAGTGCCAGCAGGGTCCCGGGAAGATGGTAGCCGTGAGGAAGGCACTCGCAGGGGTCCTGGGTGCTTGGAATGTCGGGATTTCCGGCTGCGGGCTGCCCACCTGCCCCTGCTTACCATTGAACCTCCCAGTGACAGCTCCGTGGACCTGAGTGACCGCTCAGATCGCGGCTCTGTCCACCGTCAGCTCGTGTATGAGGCTGATGGCTGCAGCCCCCATGGGACCCTGAAGCACAAGGGGCCACCAGGCAGGGCCCCAATCCCACACCGCCACTACCCAGCCCCGGagggcccagccccagccccgccAGGGCCCCTACCACCAGCCCCCAACAGTGGCACTGGGCCCAGTGGTGTGGCTGGGGGTCGGAGGTTGGGGAAGTGCGAGGCAGCAGGCGAGAACTCTGATGGTGGAGATAATGAGAGCCTTGAGAGCTCCAGCAATTCCAACGAGACCATCAACTGCAGCTCTGGCTCCTCTTCGCGGGACAGCCTGAGGGAGCCTCCAGCCACCGGCCTGTGCAAGCAGACCTACCAGCGGGAGACCAGGCACAGCTGGGACTCGCCAGCCTTCAACAACGATGTGGTGCAGAGGCGGCACTACCGAATTGGCCTCAACTTGTTCAATAA GAAGCCAGAGAAGGGTATCCAGTATCTGATTGAGCGGGGCTTCCTGTCAGACACGCCGGTGGGAGTGGCTCACTTCATCCTGGAACGGAAAGGCCTGAGCCGGCAGATGATAGGGGAATTCCTAGGGAACCGGCAGAAGCAGTTCAACAGAGACGTGTTGGA CTGTGTGGTGGATGAAATGGACTTCTCCTCCATGGATTTGGATGACGCGCTCCGGAAGTTCCAATCCCACATCCGGGTTCAGGGTGAGGCCCAGAAAGTGGAACGACTCATCGAAGCCTTCAG CCAGCGGTACTGTGTGTGTAACCCAGCCCTCGTGCGCCAGTTCCGGAATCCAGACACCATTTTCATCCTTGCTTTTGCCATCATCCTCCTCAATACTGACATGTACAGTCCCAGCGTCAAGGCTGAACGCAAGATGAAACTAGATGACTTCATCAAGAACCTGAGAG GGGTTGACAATGGTGAAGACATCCCCCGAGACCTCCTAGTGGGCATTTACCAGCGCATCCAGGGACGCGAACTGCGGACCAACGATGACCACGTGTCCCAAGTGCAGGCTGTGGAGCGCATGATTGTAGGCAAGAAACCG GTCCTATCTCTTCCTCACCGTCGACTGGTTTGCTGCTGCCAGCTCTATGAGGTGCCAGATCCAAACCGCCCACAGAGGCTAGGGTTGCACCAGCGGGAGGTCTTCCTCTTCAACGATCTCCTTGTG GTCACCAAAattttccagaagaagaagatctTGGTGACATACAGTTTCCGTCAGTCCTTTCCCCTCGTGGAAATGCACATGCAGCTCTTCCAGAATTCAT ATTACCAGTTTGGGATCAAGTTGCTGTCTGCAGTACCTGGTGGGGAGCGCAAAGTCCTCATCATCTTCAAtgcccccagcctccaggatcgGCTGCGCTTCACATCTGACCTCCGAGAATCCATCGCTGAGGTGCAGGAGATGGAGAAATACCGTGTGGAGT CGGAGCTAGAAAAGCAGAAAGGTATGATGCGGCCTAACACCTCACAGCCCGGAGGGGCCAAGGACTCGGTGAACGGCACACTGGCCCGAAGCAGCCTAGAGGACACTTATGGGGCAGGCGATGGGCTCAAACGGGGTGCACTCAGCAGTTCCCTGCGAGACCTCTCAGATGCAG GGGTCTGTTATTAG